The stretch of DNA TCCGGCCTCGCGCAGCAAGTCACGTTCGAATCGGTCTACGCTGCGAATGCCGATCATCACGATGTCTTCGGGGCGCAGGTTCCAACCGCCGCCCAAGCCCACCAAGTTGGGATCGCCCTGCCCGGTCAGGTGCGCCACCGGCATCCCATGAATATTGCCGCTGGGACTGCTACTGGGCGTGTTGTAGTCGGTATGCGCGTCTACCCAGATCAGGCCCATGCGCGTGCCTGCCGCGTTTCCGCGCAGCGCATTGCCCGTGACTGTGCCCATGCTGACCGAATGATCACCGCCCAATGTCAGCGGAAACACGTCGTCTGGCAGGGCCGCCAAGCGCTCGGCAGTGGTGCGGCAAGCCTGCACAATCGGGTCTAGAAACACCAATCCGCTTTCGATGTGTTTGTCCATCGCTTCGGGAATGGCGACTGGCACGTCTCCGAGGTCGTGAACCGTGTGCCCCAACTCGCGCAGCGTGCGCGACAGGTGAGCATTACGCAGGGCTGAAGCGCCCATGTCCACACCCCGGCGACCCGCGCCCAAATCCATCGGAATACCCAAAATAGACACATTCATACAGACCAGCTTAGAGCCTGGCAGGGACTATGCCTTGCGTCTGCAACAATATTTTCGGCACCTGGGGCTGAATGAGGTGCAGGACGCAGGGACTGAATATTCAGGTGTATATTCATGAGCCTACGTGTGGAGTGGCCGGCGGCGCCAAGTCCATACCCACAGATCACCGTCTTCCGTGTCCCACGCTTGGGCGGTGCGCTCGAAGTTCAGTTTGGTCAGCACCCGTTGGCTGGCAAGATTGCTGGGTAGGGTCTGTGCGGTCACGGTGTTCACGTCTGGGCGGGCTTCTAGGGAGGCCAGCAGCGCTCCCACCGCCTCCGTTGCCAGCCCGCGCCCCTGCGCCTGCGGGGTCAGACCGTAGCCGATTTCTATGGCCCCGTGCTTGTCGGGCCAGCCTTTGGTGCTCAGTTGCCCCACAGCGGTCAGGCTGGCGCGTTCAACGGCCACATAAGCCCCGTCCACCACGTCAGCTCCGCCTGCCAGCAGAACCGCTAACATGGGCAAAAAGTCGCCGGGCCACTCACCGGGCAACTGCACGGTCACCTTCCCATCCGGGCCGTCTACAGCTGCCTCAAACCCAGCTTTGCCTTCCGCCGACATCCGCCGCCACATCAGGGCGCGGGTCAGAGGCGTAAGGAACAGGCGTGGAGTGTTCAGAACGTGCATCATCCGAGGGTACTGGCTGGGTTCGTCCCTCGTCTAGCCTTTATCCCGGCTAGATGCTTGGGCCTGCGAGGGGCTATTCGGCGCTAAACTCCAAAGAACAGCAATTCAGCCTCCGCTTCTGCGCGGCGTTCTTCTTTCTACGGTTGTTCCCCATACCGCCCCGTTTGACCCCATTTTTTCATGATTGATACGCCCACCCCCACCCCTTTCACTCCGCCCGGCGAGACGGCAAGCCCGCAAACGACGCCTCTGGTGTCTGCCGCGCCCACCAAGCGCCTGATGTTGCTGGCCGATTACGTGCATCCGTTCGTGTACCGGGAAGGCTTTCCGCAGGGTGCGCCGTCCGTAGATCTGGTGCTGGCCGCCGGAGATTTGCCGGGGTATTACCTCGAATTTCTGGCGAGTACCCTGACTGTGCCCATCGTGTACGTGCACGGCAACCACGAAAACGAGTACGTGAACGAGGGCGACGGGCGCATTCCACCGCGTGGGGTCATCAGCGCACATGGGCGCGTGGTGGAAGAAGCAGGCCTGAAAATTGCGGGTTGGGGCGGCGCTCCCCGCTACCGCAAAGACGGTGCGGGCCAGTACACCGCCACCGAAGGCCGGGTCGGACTGGGAATGCTGGCGTGGCGGGCCAGGCGCGGCGTGGACATTATGCTGACGCACGCGCCGCCGCAGGGGCCACACGCGGGGCTCGATTACGCGCACCGGGGCTGCGATTCTATTTCGCGCTTTATTCGCCAGCGTCATCCCCGCTTGGTGGTTCACGGCCACATCCACGAGTACGAGGGCAAGAAACAGGATTACACCGACGAGGAAAGTGGCTCGAAAGTGGTCAATGTCTACGGCTACAGATTGTTAGAGCTCTAAGTGACAGGCCCTACTTAAACCCTTGAACCTTAGATGCCGTTCGCGCCCTTAAGCTGATCTGGCACCCCCGCAGAACACCCCCACTGGTGGGCCAAATAGCTTAAGGCGTCTGTACATTCGGCACATGTAACACTGACAATTGACCCCTATACTTGTTCACGGCCCTGAGCGATGAGTTCCTTGTAGTGTTCGCTCTGCACAGAACAGTCTTGACAGACTAAGGGCCGGAGGGAGACGCCCACCTCTGTACCAACGGGCGCGCGAGCGGGCCGGAAGTAGGCCGCGTAGGTGGGTTCGAGTCCCGCTACCCGCCACAAACAGTACCTTTACAGGAGTCCTCAGCGGCTCCTGATTTTTATTGTGGCTCTCCATTGCTTCCGCAGTCGTTCCCAAGCCGCTGCTCTTCACTCTGCGGGGCAGCGGGCGGGTAGCATCGGCCCTATGTCCAGATCACCCTCGGATGCTGCCTCCTCGTCCAAAGTACCTGCGCCCGCCGTGCCTCTTTCCAACGCCGCCAAGTTGCGCGAATTTCACCGCGCTATCGGCTTGAACTTGCCCAGTGTGCCCACCGTGCCGTCCCCCGAGTTGCTGGCCCTGCGCCGCACCCTGATTGCCGAGGAATGGGCCGAAGTGCAGCAGGAATTTGAGTCGTTGAAGACCCGCCTAAACACTGCCGAAGCACTAGACCTCGCACCGCTGGCACATGAATTGGCCGACCTGCTGTACGTCACCTACGGCGCACTAGACGCGCTGGGGGTGGATGCCGACGCTATTTTTACCGAAGTTCACCGGGCCAACCTGACCAAAACCACTGGCCCCAAACGCGCCGATGGCAAGCAACTGAAGCCCGAAGGTTGGCAGCCTGCCGATGTGCGGGCAGTGCTCGTGGGGGCGGAGCAGAGGGAGGGCGTCTAAGAGTCGAGGGTCTAGGACGGACAAACAGCAAAAAGAGGGGTTGCCCCCTCTGCTGGTGTGTTGCTGTTTTTTACAGGTCAGGCTACGAACCTAAATCTGTTCGTCAAAACGGCGTTTCTTCCTCAACTACGGCGACTGCTGGTGCATTGGCTCTTGGCGCGGCAGCCGCAGTTGGCCGGGGACGCTGCGGCGCTGCCTGGGCGGGTGCTGCGGCTGTGCGGGGTGCGCCGCTGGTTGCGCCTCCGGGAACGGCGTAGCGGTCCTGGCGGCGGCCTCCCCGGAAAATCGCCAGTGTCACGTATTCAAATTCGCCGTCGGCTTTTTCGCGGACATGGTCTGGGTCGCTGTTTTTGGCTCCCCGGCTGTACTTCACGGCGGCGGGCAGTTTCATTTTGCGGCTGTCTACGGGTTCCAGTTCGCGGCGGCGGTAGCCATGCCCTTTGTGGTACACCATTTCCTCGCCTTCGGGCGTGGTGTATTTGCGTGCGCCCAACAGCGTCCAATCAAAGTCGGACTCATTGTCGAAGGGAAACTGGTAGCCGCCCGACGGCAACTCGCCGCTCGTCCAGCCCAGGCGTCCGTATTGGCGCTGAACATCCAGCAATTTGTCGGCGCTGTCCACGTCTACCGTGACCCGCGCACCCAGATCGGTAATGAATTCAATATGCAACATAAGACCTCCTGAGATAGCTAACTACGTAAATAACATAACATGGCTAGGGCGGAAATGCCAGAGGTGAAGCGAACATTCCGCTTGGGTGTTGGCCCCTCAAGAGCTGGACGGTTCGTCTGTACTGGTGTCCCGCGCCCGCCGCGATACCGTGCCCAGAAACAGGGCCAAAAGTTCGCCATCTGTGGGGTCGTCCCGCCGCAGTTCTACCCGGTACGTCGCCAAGGTGCGGCCTACCCGTTCTGGCGTGGCAATGGCGTGCAGCACGTCGCCTTCTCGCGCGGCACGGAAAAAACTCAGGTGGGTTTCTACGGCCACCGCCTGCGCCTCCAGGTTGCTGATCACGGCAAAAGCCTCATCCGCAAGGCTGAACAACAGGCCGCCGTGCGCCGTTCCGTGCATGTTCAGGCCCGCGCCCGATACCGTCAGCGCCAGGTGCGTGCGCTGCGGCTTAGCTTGCAATATGGTCATTCCCAGAGTGGCAGCGTAAGTCATTCATGCAGACTAAGCTTTCCGCACAGCTCATAGCTCGGCATTACGAGTCAGGGTGTGCCCCCTTCAATTAAAGGCAGACTTCATGCACCGCCTGAGTTATTTGACGTTATGCTGTTTTCTATGTCGGTGTTTGGTCAGTCATGTCTTTGAGCAATTTTGAGGATAAGTGCGCGGCTTGTTTGGTTTTACCTGGGCAGGCCCTTCAATTAAGTATGGCATTTCAGCCTATTGTTAATGTTCTCACACGTGAAGTGTTTGCCTACGAGGCACTTGTTCGCGGGCCACACGGGGAACCTGCGGCGTGGGTCTTCGATCAAGTCACGTCAGAAAATATGTATCACTTTGATCAGACTTGCCGCGTCACTGCTATTCGTGCGGCGGCCCGGTTAGGAATGCAAACGCGGCTTTCTATTAACTTTTTGCCAAACGCTGTCTATGAGCCTGCTACCTGTATTCGCGCCACCCTCCAAACGGCGCAGGAAGTGGGCTTTCCATTAGAGCGCCTGATTTTTGAGATTACCGAGCATGAATCTGTGTTGAACGAGGCCCGTGTGCGCCGCATTATCGACGCTTATCGGGGCTACGGTTTTGTCACGGCTCTGGACGATTACGGCGCGGGACACGCCACCGCTGGTCTGCTCTTGGCGCTGCGTCCCGACATCGTGAAGGTGGATATGGCCGTTATTCGTAGCCTGGATCAGGATCATTGGCGCTCTAGCTTGGTGGATCATTTGGCCCAATTTGCCGCCAAAGTGGGCCTGATGATCATTGCCGAGGGTGTGGAAACCGTGGAAGAAGCCCGCTGTCTACTGTCGCTGGGCATCACCTATATGCAGGGCTACTACTTTGCGCGGCCCGCCTTCGAAGCCCTGCCGCCCGTACCCGACCATGTGTTCTCGGCCTGCCTGAGTGCCGATTGGGTGGCGAGTGTGGCGGTGGACTGAGGGGCGGGGTGGGTTGTCTAAGGGTCAAGGGTCTAAGGTGGTGGGGCCGGTTCGCCGCTGAACTTGGGGAAAGGTCAAGCCCCGGCTGCTGTGGGTGTGGCGCACGCTAGATTGACTCCGTATGACTGGCCTCCCTGACCCCCTGCTGCGCGAAACGGAGGCGGGCTGGGTGCGCGGCAAATCAGTTGGTGAGGGCCAGAGTTGGGCGTGGCTGGGCATTCCCTACGCGGCTCAGGCGGCAGGTTCTCTACGCTTCCGGCCACCGCAGCCGCATACGGGGTGGGCTGGGGTGCGGGAAACCCATTCCTTTGGCCCCGATGTCCTGCAACCGCTTGACCCCTCGGTCACGCTGACACCATCGGTAGAGGGCAGTCTGCTGCTGAATATCTGGACGCCTGCCCGCTCCGCACCCGCCGGGGGATGGCCGGTGCTGTTCTGGCTGCACGGCGGCGCATTCCGGGCAGGCAGTGGCCGTCTGTACGATGGCCGCGAGTTGTCTGCACGCGGAGAAATTGTCGTCGTGACTGTCAATTACCGCCTGGGGCCCCTGGGCTACGCGAACTTTGGCAGCCTGTTTGCCGATGACCGATTTGCGCCCAATGCCGGGTTTCAGGATCAGGTGGCGGCGTTGCGCTGGGTGCATGCCAATATCTCGGCCTTTGGCGGCGATCCGGCCAGAATTACAGCGGCGGGGCAATCGGCGGGGGCGGCGGGTGTGTCGCTGTTGCTGGGGCACGCGCCCACTGCGCCGTTGCTGGCTGGTGCCATTTTGCAAAGCGGCGGGTTGAATCAGGTCAGCGATCTGGAGAACAGTCTGGACATTGCCCGCGCCTATGCCAACGCTCTGGGTGTACGCCGCGACAATCTGAATTCACTCTGGACACTGCCGCCCCGTGCGTTCGTGGCCGCGCTGCACACTCTGGAAGGCGTGCGGAAACGCAGCCTGAATTCCCGCCCCTTCCTTGACGGCGTGCTGCTGCCTGCCACCCGCGCCGAACTGCTGGCCCGTCCACTGGCCCCCATACCGCTGCTGATCGGAGCCAACCGCGAGGAATATTCGCTGTTCGTGCGCCTGCCAGACCGCATTTTTCAGAAGATAGACCGCACCTATCTGGCCCACAAGCTGGAACAGGAAGCCTCGCCGGAGTGGGTGCTGAGGCTGCTGTCGGCCTATCCCGACACTCTGGAAGGCCTGACGGCATTGGGAACCGATCTGTTCTTTCATACTCCAAACGACGTGCTGGCCGACGCGCATCCGGCCCCACACTGGCGCTACCGCCTGGACTGGGGAACCAAAGTCGCGGGCCTCGGCGCAACGCACGGCATGGAACTGCTGTTCCTGTGGCCGCGCCCCATGGGATTGTCGTCGACCCTGATGCGCGGTGGGCAAGTTCGCCAACGTGCGGCGCTGTCTGAGCGGATGCATACCGCATGGCTGAATTTTGTGCGGGAAGGCAACCCCGGCCCCGATTGGCAGCCCGGCAGCGCCGAAGATCCCAACGTGAATGTGTTGTCGCTCGCTGGCCTGAGTGTGGAATCTGAAGCTGAGCGGAAGCGCCGCACCTTGTGGGGAGACCAAGTGGTGCCGATGCCGTAGCTGACACATGTTAGATTCACCCAGATGCGAGCCAAACGTGATCTGGGCGCGGCACTGACCGGAGCGGCGCTGCTTTGGGCCGGTTCCCAACTGGCGTGGCGCTGGGCTGGACTGGGGTTTGCCCGCCGGGGCCGCAGCGCCACACCCACTGCCGCCCTGATGCTGGTGGGCGGCCCGGATTCCACGGTCACGCCGCCCGTGCTGGACGCCCTGCACGCTGCCGGAGTGAGGGCCACCTTCTTCCTGAATGCCGATGCTGTGGCCCAATTCCCCGATCTGACGCGCCGAATCGTGGAGGCCGGACACGCGCTGGGGGCAGATCTAGGCGGCTCGGCGGTGTCGTTGCCTTGGGCGTTGGCTGCCAAGCTCAAGCAGACGCAGCAAATCATTCGAACCGTTGCAGGCGAAGAAATCCAATTCTTCATGGCTGGCCCGCACGTACCACCGCTCAGTGTCTTGCAGGCCGCCCGCGCTTCCGGTCTGACGCCTGTACAGGGGGAGCCGGTCAGCACCGGATTGCCCGCCCACCTGCCGCAAGGCCGTCTGCTTTCGTTGTCTGGCACAGATTCCAGCACGCTTGCTGCCCTGCCGCCACTCCTGGCTGAACTGAAAGCACGCGGCTACGTTCCCCACCCCCTGCCTTCCCTCCCCGGCCTGCGCCCCGAACATTCCGGCGACCTGATTCCCGACCTGATGGGCGTGGTAGACGTGCTCTATGACCGCACTGGCCGAATCCGGCGCATCGGGGGGCACGCGCACAGCCTGTTCCGGCTGGGGACTGCACCCTATCCACTGCCTACCATCACACTGACCGACCCCACGCAGCCGCAAGGTCTGGAGGTTGCGGCGGGCCAGCGCATAGCCGAATTTCACTTGGACAGCGCCCGTTTGGTGCAACTCGCAGAGCGGCCTGTGGCGGGGCGGCATGTGGTCAAGCACTCCATCCACGATCTCGCTGCCGCCCTGCGTGACGATCCCACCTGGAACACGCTGCCCGCCGTGTTCAGCATCAGCATTTTCTCTGACGTGCTGCGGCTGTACGGCTTTACAGTGGTGGACCTGCCCGCGCCCATGCTGCGCCGCCTGAACTGGTGGTCGCGCACCCTGCGCCGCGCTTACGGTGTGTCCGACCTGAGCCGCCCGCATACGCCCAAGCTGGCCGTTATTTCGCGCACCGAGCTGATTCGGCGCTTTGGGGAACGCAAATAGACGTGGGGGCCGCGCCCACTGGCCTGTAGGCTGGGGCCATGCGTTCCTGTCTGCTGGCCTGCCTGATGGTGTCTTCCTTTGCTGTTGCGGGCGGTTCGGGCGGTGTGCGGGTGCTGCCGCCCACGCCCACGCGCCTGCCTGCTTCGGCCCCGGTGCAACCCGGTCAGGCGTGGGTTCTGACCGGAACCACCGCAGACGGCGAGCAATTCCAGACCGTGCTGAAGCTGAGTGCAGATGCCCCCGAGTTGGACGGTGCATGGACATTTCGCGCAGATCGGGGCGTGCTGCTATACGATTCCGCTGCCCAATCTGTGGTGGCGCTGGATTTGAAAGAAGTGGCGAGCGGTGGGCTGGCGTTGGCGTGTGTGCGGGTGGGAAGGCTGTCTGCTGGGGCAGGGGAGGGCGTGCTGGTTAGCGGTACCGCCCCGCAAGTGGCAGCCCGGCTGGAAGAAGCCTTTGCTGTTGCTAGCGCCACTCCCAATCCGGCAGACCTCGCGGCGGCGATTACAGAACTGCGACTGGGACGCTGCACCCTCACGCCCCAGAAGTAGCGGCCTGCTGGCTTGGCATCCCCTTCATCTTGCCCCGTTTGTAAACATCGCTTGAGCTTGGGCTTGTCTGACCCGTGTGTGCGCCTGCCACACTTGTCCCATGCCAGACAAAGACGACAAGAACAAGGGCCATACCAGCCTTCCCGACCAGTACGACCGCAGCAAAACGGAAGTGCACGAGATCGAGCATGACCGCAAGCCCTCGTTCAAGGGCGTCAATGACCGCGAGGCCAACGCTCCTCGAAACAACGAGCATGAGGGCCACAAGGAAAAGCAGGACGTAGAGGAAGCCCGTTCGGTTCCGGCCAGCAAGCAGGGCTAAATCTCAATCAAGAAGGCGGCGGCTAGAGGATTTGCTCTAGCCGCCTCTTCTTGTGTTGGTATTTAGTTTGACCCCTAGCGAATATCCAGTGGCTCGTACACCCGTTTGCTGGTGCCATCATCAAAAACCAGCGTCCCGATGGCCCCCACCCGCACATAGCGGCGGTCTGCGCGGGCACGCACATTCAGGGGCAGAGTAAAGCTGAGGCTACCGCCCTGCTGGGTCAGTTTGATGTTGCCGCCCCCGCCCGCCGCGTAGGTGTCGCGCCCCGGAATGCGAATCTTGGCGGTGACGCTGCCCACGTAATATTCCAGTTCATATTCAAAGCTGGCGCTGATCAGTCGCCGTCCGTTGGGAACGGTATTGACCCGCAGCGTGCAGGCTGCGCCCTCTCCCAGCGGCAAATAGGCTGTGACGCCCCGGTTGCTGCGGCAAGAAGTAAACGCCCAATCCAGCAGCTTGGGCGCGGCATTGTTGGTACTCGTGGCGGCAGGCCGGGCCGGAGCTGGAGCGCTGTAGTTCGTATAGGTCAGGTCGGCCAGCAGCGCTACCGCCGTCAGTCCGCCGTCGCGCACACACAGGATGGAGCGGGCATTGGGAGCCGGATAGCTGCTGAGGATGCGCTCGGAAGTGGCCCCGTAGCAGGGTTCGATCCGGCCCGTGAAGGCGCTGTAGCCGATAGCCGTGCGTTGCAGGTCGGCAAAGGTGGCGCGGTCTGTGTCGGCGTGAAAAGCGTCCTCGTCGATAAAAATCGCCATCAACTCGATTCGGCCCTGCGCGTCGTCATTCTCGCGGCGAATAAAGGCGCGGTCTCCGGTATCCAGGTTGTAGATCCAGTTCTGGCCGTTGCGGTAAGGCTCGCTGCAACTGTACTGGCGGCAAAACGCGCTGTTGTAAAAGCTGTCGCGGGTGCCCAAAATTCCGGCGGCAGACGTGGTAGACAGCGCCGCGCTAGAGAGGGCCGCCAAGAGCAAGCCCACAAACGGACGTGAGGAATTCAACATGGTTTTACGGTAGCGGGTCAGATAACTGTAGGAGGCCGCATATCCAGCAGATGCGGCCCCCTGTGGTCTGGTTGTCAGCTCAAGCTATAACCCGCTACGAACGGCGCCCGCGCTGGCGCACCTTTTGCCCCGGCACCGTCGCCTGCTTAAATTCCTTGCCCTGCAACTTGGCTTCAATGGCCCGAATCTGGTCGCGCAGACTGGCCGCACGTTCAAAGTCCAGGTCTTCCGAGGCCTGCCACATATCCAGCTCCAGGTCAGTCAGTTGGCCATTCAGGGTGTCGCGGTCATCGCCCAGCGTCACGTTGTCCGGGTCGTCCAGGTTGGCTTCCTCGCCGCGAATCACGTTGCGAATACCCTTCACGATGGTGGTTGGCGTGATGCCGTGTTCCTCGTTGAAGGCGGTCTGTTTCTCGCGGCGGCGGCGGGTTTCTTCCATCGCGCTGTGCATGGCGGGCGTAATACTGTCGCCGTACAGGATCACCTCGCCGTTCACGTTGCGGGCGGCGCGGCCAATGGTCTGAATCAGGGCGCGTTCGGAACGCAGGAAACCGGGTTTGTCGGCGTCCAAGATCGCCACCAGCGAGACTTCGGGCAAGTCCAGCCCCTCGCGCAGCAGGTTAATCCCGATCAGCACGTCGTAATGGCCCAGCCGCAGGTCGCGGATAATCACCTGCCGCTCCACACTGTCGATGTCGGAGTGCATATAGCGGGCGCGAATGCCCTTCTCCAGCAGGTATTCGGTGAGGTCTTCGCTCATGCGCTTGGTCAGGGTGGTCACCAGCACGCGCTCGCCCTTGCTGGCCCGCTCACGGATTCGGCCCAAGAGGTCGTCGATCTGGCCCTGAATCGGCTTCACGCTCACGGGCGGGTCAACCAACCCTGTAGGCCGGATGATCTGGTCAGCCTGATTGTCGCTGTTCTCGCGCTCGAAGGGGCCGGGCGTGGCCGACACGTACACGGTTTGCCCGGTCTTGCTCATAAATTCCTGAAAGTTCAGCGGGCGGTTGTCCATTGCGCTCGGCAGCCGGAAGCCGTAATCCACCAGGGTTTGCTTGCGGGCACGGTCACCGTTGGCCATGCCGCCAATCTGCGGCACTGTTACATGCGATTCGTCAATAAAGGTAATAAAGTCGTCGGGGAAGTAATCCATCATGGTGTACGGGGTATGGCCCACCGCCCGCCCGTCTATGTGCCGCGAGTAGTTTTCGATGCCGGAGCAGTAGCCCAGCACTTTCAGCATCTCCAAATCATAGAGGGTGCGTTCTTTAATCCGCTGCGCTTCCAGCAACTTGCCCACCGATTTGAAGTATTCCAGCCGTTCATCCAATTCCTGCTGAATGGTCACGATGGCCCGCTCTATGTTTCCGGCGCTGCTCACGTAATGCTTGGCCGGATAAACCACAGTGGCGTCAAGATCGGCCAAACGGTCACCCGTGACTGGATGCACCACCGTAATTCGCTCTATATCCTCGCCCCACAATTCCACCCGCAGGGGTTGCTCATCATAACTCGGCCAGATTTCCACCATGTCGCCCTTGACCCGGAAGCGGCCCGGCGACATTTCCAGATCGTTGCGCTCGTACTGCATATTGACCAGGCGGCCCAAGATTTCGTCGCGGCTGATCTGCCCGCCCACCTTCATGATCAGGTTCAGGGCGGTGTATTCGGCAGGATCACCGAGGCCGTAAATACAGGACACCGACGCCACCACAATCGTATCCCGCCGTGTCAGCAAACTGCGGGTCGTGGAATGCCGCAATCGCTCGATTTCCTGGTTGATGGCTGCGTCTTTTTCAATAAACAGGTCTTTTCCGGGCACATACGCTTCGGGCTGGTAATAATCGTAGTAGGAAATAAAGAACTCGACGGCGGCATCCGGAAAGAACTCCTTGAACTCGGACGCCAGTTGCGCGGTCAGAATCTTGTTGGGTGCCATGATCAGGGCAGGGCGCCCGGTTTCCTCGATCACCTTGGCAACGGTGTAAGTTTTCCCCGTGCCAGTGGCCCCCAACAGCGTCTGGGAGCGCAGGCCGGAGTTCAGGCCGTCTACGAGACTGCGAATGGCGGTCGGTTGGTCGCCGGACGGAGTGAATTCAGACTGTACCCGTAGCATCCCCCCAGTTTACGCTTTGGGCGTACTTGGATGGAAGGGGGAACGGCCGCAAAAGCCCTCAGCAAAGGCTAAGTATTGTGGTCTGTAGCTATTGACTGCTGTGCCAGCCAGGCTCCAATCTCGGCGTCTGAGCGCAGTACCACGACTTTAAGGTTCGGCAATTGCGTCAACTCTTGCCGCTGTTGTTGCGCCTGCGGTGGAAACTGCCAGATGTCCAGCAGCAGGGCGCGGGAAGGCCATTTGGCTCCGTCTTGCCGGGCGTGGGGGCGCAGATTCAGGCGTTCTCGCCAGAAGGCCCGCCATAGGCACAGCAGGCGCGGCGGCATCAGAAAGACCACCAGATCGGCGCGTAAGGCCCGCTCCCGCAGGGTGGTACTGAAATTGCCGTCCAGAATCCAGCGTTCGGCGGCTAACGCCTCGGCCAGGCGCTGTTGCCATACGGCAGGTTCGACCTTGATCCAGCCGGGATTCCAGTACAACTCATCCAAATGAATCAATGGCAGGCCAGTTCGGGTGGCTAGTTTTTTGGCAAGTGTGCTTTTGCCTGCGCCAGGGCTGCCCACGATCAGTACGCGCTGGATAGGTAGTTGCTTAGCGGTCATGCGCGGCGACTTGCTCGCCCAATTCTGCCTGAGCCACACCCAAAAACGCCTGTACGATGGGGTCTAGTA from Deinococcus sp. QL22 encodes:
- a CDS encoding single-stranded DNA-binding protein, which translates into the protein MLHIEFITDLGARVTVDVDSADKLLDVQRQYGRLGWTSGELPSGGYQFPFDNESDFDWTLLGARKYTTPEGEEMVYHKGHGYRRRELEPVDSRKMKLPAAVKYSRGAKNSDPDHVREKADGEFEYVTLAIFRGGRRQDRYAVPGGATSGAPRTAAAPAQAAPQRPRPTAAAAPRANAPAVAVVEEETPF
- the rocF gene encoding arginase, which gives rise to MNVSILGIPMDLGAGRRGVDMGASALRNAHLSRTLRELGHTVHDLGDVPVAIPEAMDKHIESGLVFLDPIVQACRTTAERLAALPDDVFPLTLGGDHSVSMGTVTGNALRGNAAGTRMGLIWVDAHTDYNTPSSSPSGNIHGMPVAHLTGQGDPNLVGLGGGWNLRPEDIVMIGIRSVDRFERDLLREAGIKAYTMKDVDQLGITRIVAETQERLSDTARLHVSFDADALDPSVAPGVGTPVPGGLTYREGHLLMELLSDSGRVTSMDIVEVNPVLDVRNQTAEVMVSMAASLLGQRIL
- a CDS encoding GNAT family N-acetyltransferase; amino-acid sequence: MHVLNTPRLFLTPLTRALMWRRMSAEGKAGFEAAVDGPDGKVTVQLPGEWPGDFLPMLAVLLAGGADVVDGAYVAVERASLTAVGQLSTKGWPDKHGAIEIGYGLTPQAQGRGLATEAVGALLASLEARPDVNTVTAQTLPSNLASQRVLTKLNFERTAQAWDTEDGDLWVWTWRRRPLHT
- a CDS encoding EAL domain-containing protein; amino-acid sequence: MAFQPIVNVLTREVFAYEALVRGPHGEPAAWVFDQVTSENMYHFDQTCRVTAIRAAARLGMQTRLSINFLPNAVYEPATCIRATLQTAQEVGFPLERLIFEITEHESVLNEARVRRIIDAYRGYGFVTALDDYGAGHATAGLLLALRPDIVKVDMAVIRSLDQDHWRSSLVDHLAQFAAKVGLMIIAEGVETVEEARCLLSLGITYMQGYYFARPAFEALPPVPDHVFSACLSADWVASVAVD
- the uvrB gene encoding excinuclease ABC subunit UvrB, translated to MLRVQSEFTPSGDQPTAIRSLVDGLNSGLRSQTLLGATGTGKTYTVAKVIEETGRPALIMAPNKILTAQLASEFKEFFPDAAVEFFISYYDYYQPEAYVPGKDLFIEKDAAINQEIERLRHSTTRSLLTRRDTIVVASVSCIYGLGDPAEYTALNLIMKVGGQISRDEILGRLVNMQYERNDLEMSPGRFRVKGDMVEIWPSYDEQPLRVELWGEDIERITVVHPVTGDRLADLDATVVYPAKHYVSSAGNIERAIVTIQQELDERLEYFKSVGKLLEAQRIKERTLYDLEMLKVLGYCSGIENYSRHIDGRAVGHTPYTMMDYFPDDFITFIDESHVTVPQIGGMANGDRARKQTLVDYGFRLPSAMDNRPLNFQEFMSKTGQTVYVSATPGPFERENSDNQADQIIRPTGLVDPPVSVKPIQGQIDDLLGRIRERASKGERVLVTTLTKRMSEDLTEYLLEKGIRARYMHSDIDSVERQVIIRDLRLGHYDVLIGINLLREGLDLPEVSLVAILDADKPGFLRSERALIQTIGRAARNVNGEVILYGDSITPAMHSAMEETRRRREKQTAFNEEHGITPTTIVKGIRNVIRGEEANLDDPDNVTLGDDRDTLNGQLTDLELDMWQASEDLDFERAASLRDQIRAIEAKLQGKEFKQATVPGQKVRQRGRRS
- the paaI gene encoding hydroxyphenylacetyl-CoA thioesterase PaaI translates to MTYAATLGMTILQAKPQRTHLALTVSGAGLNMHGTAHGGLLFSLADEAFAVISNLEAQAVAVETHLSFFRAAREGDVLHAIATPERVGRTLATYRVELRRDDPTDGELLALFLGTVSRRARDTSTDEPSSS
- a CDS encoding metallophosphoesterase, producing MLLADYVHPFVYREGFPQGAPSVDLVLAAGDLPGYYLEFLASTLTVPIVYVHGNHENEYVNEGDGRIPPRGVISAHGRVVEEAGLKIAGWGGAPRYRKDGAGQYTATEGRVGLGMLAWRARRGVDIMLTHAPPQGPHAGLDYAHRGCDSISRFIRQRHPRLVVHGHIHEYEGKKQDYTDEESGSKVVNVYGYRLLEL
- a CDS encoding carboxylesterase/lipase family protein, translated to MTGLPDPLLRETEAGWVRGKSVGEGQSWAWLGIPYAAQAAGSLRFRPPQPHTGWAGVRETHSFGPDVLQPLDPSVTLTPSVEGSLLLNIWTPARSAPAGGWPVLFWLHGGAFRAGSGRLYDGRELSARGEIVVVTVNYRLGPLGYANFGSLFADDRFAPNAGFQDQVAALRWVHANISAFGGDPARITAAGQSAGAAGVSLLLGHAPTAPLLAGAILQSGGLNQVSDLENSLDIARAYANALGVRRDNLNSLWTLPPRAFVAALHTLEGVRKRSLNSRPFLDGVLLPATRAELLARPLAPIPLLIGANREEYSLFVRLPDRIFQKIDRTYLAHKLEQEASPEWVLRLLSAYPDTLEGLTALGTDLFFHTPNDVLADAHPAPHWRYRLDWGTKVAGLGATHGMELLFLWPRPMGLSSTLMRGGQVRQRAALSERMHTAWLNFVREGNPGPDWQPGSAEDPNVNVLSLAGLSVESEAERKRRTLWGDQVVPMP
- a CDS encoding polysaccharide deacetylase family protein → MRAKRDLGAALTGAALLWAGSQLAWRWAGLGFARRGRSATPTAALMLVGGPDSTVTPPVLDALHAAGVRATFFLNADAVAQFPDLTRRIVEAGHALGADLGGSAVSLPWALAAKLKQTQQIIRTVAGEEIQFFMAGPHVPPLSVLQAARASGLTPVQGEPVSTGLPAHLPQGRLLSLSGTDSSTLAALPPLLAELKARGYVPHPLPSLPGLRPEHSGDLIPDLMGVVDVLYDRTGRIRRIGGHAHSLFRLGTAPYPLPTITLTDPTQPQGLEVAAGQRIAEFHLDSARLVQLAERPVAGRHVVKHSIHDLAAALRDDPTWNTLPAVFSISIFSDVLRLYGFTVVDLPAPMLRRLNWWSRTLRRAYGVSDLSRPHTPKLAVISRTELIRRFGERK